In Sphingobium amiense, a genomic segment contains:
- a CDS encoding acyl-CoA carboxylase subunit beta, which yields MSKLAIIEQLEAKREAARMGGGQRRIDAQHAKGKLTARERLDVLLDEGSFEELDMYVEHNCVDFGMDAEHIPGDGVVTGSGTVNGRLVFVFSQDFTVYGGAVSERHAMKICKIMDMAMKVGAPVIGLNDSGGARIQEGVASLGGYAEIFQRNVMASGVVPQISVIMGPCAGGAVYSPAMTDFIFMVKDSSFMFVTGPDVVKTVTNEVVTQEELGGAITHTTKSGVADVAFENDIEALLAVRDFVDFLPASNRDAAPERPSADPWDRVEESLDTLIPANANQPYDMHELIRKVVDEGDFFEVQPAHAGNILCGFGRIEGKTVGIIANQPMVLAGVLDINSSKKAGRFVRFCDAFEIPIVTFVDVPGFLPGTQQELNGIIKHGAKLLFAYAEATVPKITVITRKAYGGAYDVMSSKHLRGDLNYAWPTAEIAVMGAKGAVEIIFRGKTPEEIAARTKEYEDRFANPFVAASKGFIDEVIQPHSTRKRIALGLRKLRNKNLENPWKKHDNIPL from the coding sequence ATGTCGAAACTGGCGATCATCGAACAGCTCGAAGCGAAGCGCGAAGCTGCCCGCATGGGCGGCGGCCAGCGCCGCATCGACGCGCAGCACGCGAAGGGCAAGCTGACCGCGCGCGAGCGGCTGGACGTCCTGCTCGACGAAGGCAGCTTTGAAGAGCTGGATATGTATGTCGAGCATAACTGCGTCGATTTCGGCATGGATGCCGAACATATCCCCGGCGACGGCGTCGTCACCGGATCGGGCACCGTCAACGGACGCCTGGTCTTCGTCTTCAGTCAGGACTTCACCGTCTATGGCGGCGCGGTGTCGGAACGGCACGCGATGAAGATCTGCAAGATCATGGACATGGCGATGAAGGTCGGCGCGCCCGTGATCGGCCTCAACGATTCGGGCGGTGCGCGTATTCAGGAAGGCGTGGCGTCGCTCGGCGGCTATGCCGAAATCTTCCAGCGCAACGTGATGGCGTCCGGCGTCGTGCCGCAGATCAGCGTCATCATGGGTCCGTGCGCGGGCGGCGCGGTCTATTCCCCCGCGATGACGGACTTCATCTTCATGGTGAAGGATTCGAGCTTCATGTTCGTGACCGGCCCGGACGTGGTGAAGACCGTCACCAACGAGGTCGTGACGCAGGAGGAACTGGGCGGCGCGATCACGCACACGACCAAGTCGGGCGTCGCCGACGTGGCGTTCGAAAACGACATCGAGGCGCTGCTGGCGGTGCGCGATTTCGTCGATTTCCTGCCCGCCTCGAACCGCGATGCCGCGCCCGAACGGCCCAGTGCCGATCCGTGGGATCGCGTCGAGGAAAGCCTCGACACGCTGATCCCGGCCAACGCCAACCAGCCCTATGACATGCACGAACTCATCCGGAAGGTGGTGGACGAGGGCGATTTCTTCGAGGTTCAGCCGGCCCACGCGGGCAACATCCTGTGCGGTTTCGGCCGCATCGAGGGCAAGACCGTGGGCATCATCGCCAATCAGCCGATGGTGCTGGCGGGCGTGCTCGACATCAACTCTTCGAAGAAGGCGGGGCGCTTCGTCCGCTTCTGCGACGCGTTCGAAATTCCGATCGTGACCTTCGTCGACGTGCCAGGCTTCCTGCCGGGGACGCAGCAGGAACTGAACGGCATCATCAAGCATGGCGCGAAACTGCTCTTCGCCTATGCCGAAGCCACCGTGCCCAAGATCACCGTCATCACGCGCAAGGCCTATGGCGGCGCCTATGACGTGATGAGCTCCAAGCATCTGCGCGGCGATCTCAACTATGCATGGCCCACCGCCGAAATCGCGGTGATGGGCGCGAAGGGCGCGGTGGAGATCATCTTCCGCGGCAAGACGCCGGAGGAAATCGCGGCGCGCACGAAGGAATATGAGGACCGCTTCGCCAACCCCTTCGTCGCCGCATCCAAGGGCTTCATCGACGAGGTGATCCAGCCCCACTCGACCCGCAAGCGCATCGCGCTCGGCCTGCGGAAGCTGAGGAACAAGAACCTCGAAAATCCGTGGAAGAAGCACGACAATATTCCGCTTTAG
- the mce gene encoding methylmalonyl-CoA epimerase, with protein sequence MKLGRLNHIGIATPSLEASLAYYRDVMGATLSHEPFDLPAQGVKVCFVDTPGEGGTAGTQIELIEPLGENSPIHGFIAKNPAGGQHHMCYEVPDIHEAKAWFESLGKKVLGEPRIGAHGTPIFFVHPRDMNGVLTEIMETPKEAH encoded by the coding sequence ATGAAACTCGGACGCCTGAACCATATCGGCATCGCGACGCCTTCGCTGGAGGCGAGCCTTGCCTATTATCGTGACGTGATGGGCGCGACGCTTAGCCATGAGCCGTTCGACCTGCCTGCGCAGGGGGTGAAGGTCTGCTTCGTCGACACGCCGGGCGAGGGCGGCACGGCGGGCACGCAGATCGAACTGATCGAGCCGCTCGGCGAAAACAGCCCGATCCACGGCTTCATCGCGAAGAACCCGGCGGGTGGCCAGCATCATATGTGCTACGAAGTGCCCGACATCCACGAGGCGAAAGCGTGGTTCGAAAGCCTCGGCAAGAAGGTGCTGGGCGAACCCCGCATCGGCGCGCACGGCACCCCGATCTTCTTCGTCCACCCCAGGGACATGAACGGGGTGCTGACCGAGATCATGGAGACGCCGAAAGAGGCGCATTGA
- the scpA gene encoding methylmalonyl-CoA mutase, which yields MTDKPTPKPTIDQWAAAAAKEVKGKDLNWETPEGITVKPLYTADDVTVDPGLPGFAPFTRGVRASMYAGRPWTIRQYAGFSTAEESNAFYRRNLAAGQKGLSVAFDLATHRGYDSDHPRVVGDVGKAGVAIDSVEDMKILFDGIPLDQMSVSMTMNGAVIPILAFFIVAGEEQGVERKLLDGTIQNDILKEFMVRNTYIYPPEPSMRIISDIFGYTSREMPKFNSISISGYHMQEAGATQVQELAFTIADGAEYVRYGVASGLDIDKFAGRLSFFFAIGMNFFMEIAKLRAARVLWHRVMTKLGARDERSKMLRTHCQTSGVSLTEQDPYNNVMRTTIEAMAAMLGGTQSLHTNALDEAIALPTDFSARIARNTQIVIQEETGMCNVVDPLGGSYYVEALTQQLVDAAQEIIDRVESEGGMAKAVGAGWPKAMIETAAAARQARVDRGEDVIVGVNKYRLASEDLLETLEVDNTKVREAQIARINRVKAERNEAACQAALEALRAAAAGPQSIENNLLAHAVEAARARATLGEISSAMEDSFQRYGTQPTPVKGVYGAPYKDDSRWKQVLDGVQAVERRLGRKPRLLVAKMGQDGHDRGANIIASAFGDMGFDVVSGPLFQTPEETVVLALDSGVDVVGASSLAAGHKTLIPELINRLREHGRHDIKVIAGGVIPPQDYDFLRDAGVQGIYGPGSNVVECAADVLRLLGHNMPPAGLEEAA from the coding sequence ATGACCGACAAGCCAACGCCAAAGCCCACAATCGACCAGTGGGCCGCCGCCGCCGCCAAGGAGGTGAAGGGCAAGGATCTGAACTGGGAGACCCCGGAAGGGATCACGGTGAAGCCGCTCTACACGGCCGACGACGTGACGGTCGATCCCGGCCTGCCCGGCTTTGCGCCTTTCACCCGTGGCGTGCGTGCATCCATGTATGCGGGCCGTCCATGGACCATCCGCCAATATGCGGGCTTTTCGACCGCAGAGGAATCCAACGCCTTCTACCGCCGCAACCTCGCCGCCGGGCAGAAGGGGCTGTCGGTCGCCTTCGACCTTGCAACCCATCGCGGCTATGACAGCGACCATCCGCGCGTCGTGGGCGATGTCGGCAAGGCGGGCGTCGCCATCGACAGCGTCGAGGATATGAAGATCCTGTTCGACGGCATTCCGCTCGACCAGATGTCGGTTTCCATGACGATGAACGGCGCGGTGATCCCGATCCTCGCCTTCTTCATCGTCGCGGGCGAGGAGCAGGGGGTCGAACGCAAGCTGCTCGACGGGACCATCCAGAACGACATCCTCAAGGAGTTCATGGTCCGCAACACCTATATCTACCCGCCCGAACCCTCGATGCGGATCATCAGCGACATTTTCGGCTACACCTCGCGTGAGATGCCCAAGTTCAACAGCATCTCCATTTCCGGCTATCATATGCAGGAAGCGGGCGCGACGCAGGTGCAGGAACTGGCCTTCACCATCGCGGACGGCGCCGAATATGTGCGCTACGGCGTCGCCTCGGGCCTCGACATCGACAAGTTCGCCGGGCGGCTCTCCTTCTTCTTCGCCATCGGCATGAACTTCTTCATGGAGATCGCCAAGCTGCGCGCCGCGCGCGTGCTGTGGCACCGGGTCATGACGAAGCTCGGCGCCCGCGACGAGCGCTCCAAGATGCTGCGCACCCACTGCCAGACCTCAGGCGTCTCGCTGACCGAGCAGGACCCCTATAACAACGTCATGCGCACCACCATCGAAGCGATGGCGGCGATGCTGGGCGGCACCCAGTCGCTCCACACCAATGCGCTCGACGAAGCCATCGCGCTCCCCACCGACTTTTCCGCCCGCATCGCACGCAACACGCAGATCGTGATCCAAGAAGAAACGGGCATGTGCAATGTCGTCGATCCGCTCGGCGGCAGCTATTATGTCGAGGCGCTGACGCAGCAGCTTGTGGACGCCGCGCAGGAGATCATCGACCGCGTGGAATCCGAAGGCGGCATGGCGAAAGCCGTGGGCGCTGGCTGGCCCAAGGCGATGATCGAAACCGCCGCCGCCGCGCGGCAGGCCCGCGTCGACCGGGGCGAGGACGTGATCGTCGGCGTCAACAAATATCGCCTCGCCAGCGAAGACCTGCTCGAAACGCTGGAGGTCGACAACACCAAGGTGCGCGAAGCGCAGATCGCCCGCATCAACCGCGTCAAGGCGGAGCGCAACGAGGCCGCCTGTCAGGCCGCGCTCGAAGCGCTGCGCGCAGCGGCGGCGGGGCCGCAGAGCATCGAAAACAACCTCCTCGCCCATGCGGTCGAAGCGGCCCGCGCCCGCGCGACGCTCGGCGAAATCTCTTCCGCGATGGAAGACAGCTTCCAGCGCTACGGCACCCAGCCCACGCCCGTGAAGGGCGTCTATGGCGCGCCCTACAAGGATGACAGCCGCTGGAAACAGGTTCTCGACGGCGTGCAGGCCGTCGAACGGCGCCTCGGTCGCAAGCCCAGACTGCTCGTCGCCAAGATGGGTCAGGACGGGCACGATCGGGGCGCCAACATCATCGCGTCCGCCTTCGGTGACATGGGCTTCGATGTGGTGTCCGGCCCGCTGTTCCAGACGCCGGAGGAAACGGTGGTGCTGGCGCTCGACAGCGGCGTCGACGTGGTCGGCGCGTCCAGCCTCGCGGCGGGGCACAAGACGCTGATCCCCGAACTCATCAACCGCCTGCGCGAACATGGCCGCCACGACATCAAGGTGATCGCGGGCGGGGTGATCCCGCCGCAGGATTACGACTTCCTCCGTGACGCGGGCGTTCAGGGCATTTATGGACCGGGTTCCAATGTCGTGGAATGCGCCGCCGACGTGCTGCGCCTCCTCGGCCACAACATGCCCCCCGCCGGGCTGGAGGAAGCCGCTTGA
- the bioB gene encoding biotin synthase BioB: MNTPTTPRTDWTREEIAALFDLPFNDLMFEAQSVHRANHPRNEVQLSTLLSIKTGGCPEDCGYCSQSTEADSGLKATKLMDVQAVLQAAAQAKDHGSGRFCMGAAWRNPKQRDMPKLVAMVQGVRAMGMETCMTLGMLDEGQAKQLADAGLDYYNHNIDTSPENYANVITTRTFEDRIETLENVRNAGINVCCGGIVGMGETRSDRIGFLHALATMPHPESVPINALVPVAGTVLGDMLKDTPLAKIDEVEFVRTVAVARIVMPRSMVRLSAGRESMSEACQALCFMAGANSIFTGDKLLTAANAGDDKDAALLGKLGLSAMAAQPHGHLEAAE, translated from the coding sequence TTGAATACCCCCACCACTCCCCGCACCGACTGGACGCGCGAGGAAATCGCCGCGCTGTTCGACCTGCCCTTCAACGACCTGATGTTCGAAGCGCAGTCGGTCCACCGCGCCAATCACCCGCGCAACGAGGTGCAGCTTTCGACCCTGCTGTCGATCAAGACCGGCGGCTGCCCGGAGGATTGCGGATATTGCTCGCAGTCGACCGAGGCGGACAGCGGCCTTAAAGCCACCAAGCTGATGGACGTGCAGGCCGTGCTGCAAGCCGCCGCGCAGGCGAAGGATCACGGATCGGGCCGCTTCTGCATGGGCGCGGCGTGGCGCAACCCCAAGCAGCGCGACATGCCCAAGCTGGTCGCCATGGTGCAGGGCGTCCGCGCGATGGGCATGGAAACCTGCATGACGCTGGGCATGCTGGACGAGGGGCAGGCGAAGCAGCTCGCCGACGCGGGCCTCGACTATTACAACCATAATATCGACACCTCGCCCGAAAACTACGCCAACGTCATCACGACACGCACGTTCGAGGATCGCATCGAAACGCTGGAAAATGTCCGCAATGCGGGCATCAACGTGTGCTGCGGCGGGATCGTCGGTATGGGCGAGACGCGCAGCGACCGCATCGGGTTCCTCCACGCCCTCGCCACCATGCCGCACCCCGAAAGCGTGCCGATCAACGCGCTGGTCCCGGTTGCTGGCACGGTGCTGGGCGACATGCTGAAGGACACGCCGCTCGCGAAGATCGACGAGGTGGAGTTCGTGCGGACCGTCGCCGTCGCGCGGATCGTCATGCCGCGCTCGATGGTGCGCCTCAGCGCGGGCCGTGAGAGCATGAGCGAGGCCTGTCAGGCGCTCTGCTTCATGGCCGGCGCGAATAGCATCTTCACCGGCGACAAGCTGCTGACGGCGGCCAACGCCGGCGACGACAAGGACGCGGCGCTGCTGGGGAAGCTGGGGCTAAGCGCGATGGCCGCGCAGCCGCACGGCCATCTGGA